The following are encoded in a window of Bradyrhizobium sp. WBOS07 genomic DNA:
- a CDS encoding type 1 glutamine amidotransferase domain-containing protein has translation MELSGKRIAILATHGFEQSELEVPRDTLKAAGATVEIISLQAGEIKGWDEKDWGRPVKVDKTLDQASAGDYDALVLPGGQINPDLLRVEPKALQFIKSVFDAKKVVAAICHAPWLLVETGIARGRRMTSYKSIKTDVANAGAKWEDAEVVVDQGLITSRNPGDLKAFSAKIIEEVREGRHTQRSSAA, from the coding sequence ATGGAACTGTCCGGGAAAAGAATCGCGATCCTCGCCACCCACGGCTTCGAGCAGTCCGAACTCGAAGTGCCGCGTGACACCCTCAAGGCGGCCGGCGCGACAGTGGAGATCATTTCGCTGCAAGCCGGCGAGATCAAGGGCTGGGACGAGAAGGACTGGGGCCGCCCGGTCAAGGTCGACAAGACCCTCGACCAGGCCTCTGCCGGCGATTATGACGCCCTCGTGCTGCCCGGCGGCCAGATCAACCCCGATCTGCTGCGTGTCGAGCCCAAGGCGCTTCAATTCATCAAGAGCGTTTTCGACGCCAAGAAGGTCGTCGCCGCAATCTGCCATGCGCCCTGGCTGCTGGTCGAGACGGGCATCGCGCGGGGCCGCAGGATGACATCCTACAAGTCGATCAAGACCGACGTCGCCAATGCCGGCGCGAAGTGGGAGGATGCGGAGGTCGTCGTCGACCAGGGCCTCATCACCTCGCGCAACCCCGGTGACCTCAAGGCCTTCAGCGCGAAGATCATCGAAGAGGTGAGGGAAGGTCGCCACACGCAGCGGAGCAGTGCAGCGTAG
- a CDS encoding DUF421 domain-containing protein, which yields MLNFELPWHEIFAPTHSLLEMLVRGTIMYFGIFILMRLILKRQTGGISIPDVLLVVLLADAAQNGMAGEYRSITEGLVLVATIIFWNLAIDWLGYHVPFVERLVRPPPLLLIKNGKVLRRHLRQELVTMDELLSKLREEGVDSPADVIEAYIEGDGNISVKKKEK from the coding sequence ATGTTGAACTTCGAGCTGCCCTGGCACGAGATCTTTGCTCCGACGCATTCGCTCCTGGAAATGCTCGTGCGGGGCACCATCATGTATTTCGGCATCTTCATCTTGATGCGCCTCATCCTGAAGCGACAAACCGGCGGAATCAGCATCCCGGATGTGCTGCTCGTCGTGCTCCTGGCCGACGCCGCACAGAACGGCATGGCGGGTGAATACCGGTCGATCACCGAAGGCCTGGTGCTCGTTGCCACCATTATCTTCTGGAACCTTGCCATCGATTGGCTCGGTTATCACGTGCCCTTCGTGGAGCGACTCGTTCGGCCCCCGCCGCTGCTTCTGATCAAGAACGGAAAGGTGCTTCGCCGCCATTTGCGACAGGAGCTGGTGACGATGGACGAGTTGCTGAGCAAGCTTCGGGAAGAAGGCGTCGACAGCCCTGCGGACGTGATCGAGGCCTATATCGAAGGCGACGGCAACATCAGCGTGAAAAAGAAGGAAAAGTGA
- a CDS encoding DUF4160 domain-containing protein: protein MPVALRQGGLRYYFFSNEGQPPEPAHVHVKGGGRDAKVWLEPAISIADSYGFNPRELSNILRVVEDNRDLLLKAWHEHFGN from the coding sequence ATGCCGGTTGCATTACGCCAGGGCGGCTTGCGCTACTACTTCTTCTCGAACGAGGGGCAGCCGCCCGAGCCGGCGCATGTCCACGTCAAAGGCGGCGGCCGTGATGCCAAGGTCTGGCTTGAGCCGGCCATATCGATCGCCGACAGTTACGGCTTCAATCCGCGGGAACTTTCGAATATCCTGCGCGTCGTCGAGGACAACCGCGATCTTCTCCTGAAGGCTTGGCATGAGCATTTCGGCAACTAG
- a CDS encoding ParB N-terminal domain-containing protein, with protein sequence MPKPESFPIEKIFVPTKQRKAIKPATVAEIAESILDIGQQTPISVQRDGDRLVLVEGLHRLEACKALGETTILGVVVTEEFAQAKPLLAERPEVEAERLKMARLKQLRLEKEAAEASVAALKGAGAAEASRARSATGVRSNPKASTGRTAKPAPKSLSAWIDQQKGSGGRY encoded by the coding sequence ATGCCCAAACCGGAAAGCTTCCCGATCGAGAAGATCTTCGTACCTACGAAGCAGAGGAAAGCCATCAAGCCCGCCACCGTCGCGGAGATCGCGGAAAGTATCCTGGACATCGGACAACAGACACCCATCTCCGTTCAGCGCGACGGAGATCGCCTCGTGCTGGTCGAGGGACTGCATCGGTTAGAGGCCTGCAAGGCGCTCGGCGAGACCACCATTCTCGGGGTCGTCGTCACGGAGGAGTTTGCTCAAGCCAAGCCGCTACTCGCCGAACGCCCCGAAGTCGAGGCGGAGCGCCTCAAGATGGCGCGATTGAAGCAGTTGCGCCTGGAGAAGGAAGCCGCGGAGGCATCGGTGGCGGCCTTGAAGGGCGCTGGCGCAGCCGAAGCCTCTCGCGCCCGTTCGGCGACAGGCGTTCGCAGCAATCCGAAGGCATCAACCGGCCGGACTGCGAAACCCGCGCCGAAATCATTGTCAGCCTGGATCGATCAGCAAAAGGGCAGCGGCGGCCGCTATTGA
- a CDS encoding AAA family ATPase encodes MIEIWDRLLPHRKLRVSGDDIVVVAASGAQYSAAEMSDGERATFYLIGQALMAPPDSLIIFDEPELHIHRSIMSRLWDELEAARSDCAIVLISHDLEFVASRDGRKYILRDYEPPRNWTIEPVPEDTGFPEDIATLILGSRKPILFVEGLSESLDRAIYRACYPDWTIIPRGSCEEVIHAVTSMRANAALTATMCSGIVDSDAYDSNEIQFLMSKGIAILPVSEIENLFLLPDVLRAIGCAEGFEGATVESKVSDILDELFDQAKMPANQTPVVLRYCRRRIDRTLKKLDLQSAKDVSTLAADFVSKTTAINVEDLARLATRSIQKAIEDRNAPELLKWYDNKGILGIACKAKGTTKRQFEQWIVRALRNNSAPGVSEVIRGILPPIVAS; translated from the coding sequence TTGATCGAAATATGGGATCGCCTGCTTCCGCACAGAAAGCTTCGGGTTAGTGGTGATGATATTGTGGTCGTTGCCGCCTCAGGCGCGCAGTATTCCGCAGCGGAAATGAGCGACGGCGAACGCGCAACGTTCTATCTGATCGGTCAAGCACTGATGGCGCCGCCGGATAGTCTCATTATCTTTGATGAGCCGGAACTTCACATCCATCGTTCAATCATGTCGCGGCTGTGGGATGAACTGGAAGCGGCTAGGTCTGACTGCGCGATAGTCCTTATCTCGCATGATTTGGAATTTGTCGCCTCGCGGGACGGACGAAAATACATTCTTAGAGACTATGAGCCGCCGAGAAACTGGACGATCGAACCCGTGCCAGAAGACACGGGTTTTCCTGAAGATATCGCGACCCTCATTCTTGGGAGCCGCAAACCGATCCTGTTTGTCGAAGGCTTGAGCGAAAGTCTGGACCGAGCCATTTATCGGGCTTGTTATCCAGATTGGACCATAATCCCGCGAGGCTCGTGCGAAGAGGTCATTCACGCGGTTACCTCGATGCGGGCCAACGCTGCCCTTACCGCGACAATGTGTTCTGGCATCGTCGATTCCGACGCCTATGACTCTAATGAAATCCAATTTCTGATGAGCAAAGGTATCGCTATTCTTCCAGTTTCCGAGATAGAAAATCTCTTTCTTCTACCGGACGTCCTCAGAGCAATTGGGTGTGCAGAGGGTTTTGAGGGAGCAACAGTCGAGTCGAAAGTCTCTGACATTCTAGATGAACTCTTCGATCAAGCTAAAATGCCCGCAAATCAAACTCCGGTCGTCCTGAGGTACTGTCGAAGAAGGATAGATCGTACGCTAAAGAAGCTAGATCTCCAGAGTGCCAAAGACGTTTCGACGCTTGCCGCTGATTTCGTGTCAAAAACAACCGCCATTAACGTCGAGGATCTGGCTAGACTGGCGACGAGAAGCATCCAAAAAGCCATCGAAGATCGAAATGCCCCCGAGTTGCTCAAGTGGTATGACAACAAAGGCATTCTCGGAATTGCTTGCAAGGCAAAGGGAACGACCAAGAGACAATTCGAGCAATGGATTGTACGCGCGTTGCGTAACAACAGTGCGCCCGGCGTCTCCGAGGTTATTAGAGGGATACTCCCTCCCATTGTCGCGTCTTAA
- a CDS encoding DUF2442 domain-containing protein translates to MSISATSVRFDEHTMWVELSDGRTLGVPLAWFPRLLHATPAERDQVELSRVGLHWDALDEDISIAGLLAGRGDVTRSTEHAA, encoded by the coding sequence ATGAGCATTTCGGCAACTAGCGTTCGCTTTGACGAACATACGATGTGGGTCGAATTGTCGGACGGCCGGACGCTCGGTGTCCCCCTCGCCTGGTTTCCGCGGCTGCTGCACGCCACGCCCGCCGAGCGCGACCAGGTCGAATTGAGCCGCGTCGGGCTGCATTGGGACGCACTCGACGAGGACATTTCCATCGCTGGCCTGCTTGCCGGACGCGGGGATGTTACGCGATCGACGGAGCATGCGGCGTAG
- a CDS encoding nitroreductase family protein: protein MTDAPLFQDVIRKRRSVRKFEPGRSVGRDLLERIVDCGRWAPSGANVQCWDIVVVDDPAMREKVLAVFLRQAQRLVDHAKGFPAVKKTYLANTVAIILVLGDPRWKVCFPQATSPEFDAEYRDNNEAIFYCSLGAAIQNIQLGVTAEGLTSAWLSGGGEAETNRELAEVLGYPEWMTAFGTIPIGYPAVDQDRRYRRPLKQLLHWNGYQPAQYRRHAQVDFYESTLRPFAMYRDQESMDTWPDRDEMLGEWTDAFTGPVSNPAQSIESEADFSHPRVIGQATKRRRS from the coding sequence ATGACCGACGCCCCGCTATTCCAGGACGTCATTCGCAAGCGCCGCAGCGTGCGGAAGTTCGAGCCGGGCCGCAGCGTCGGGCGGGATTTGCTGGAGCGGATCGTCGATTGCGGGCGCTGGGCGCCGTCGGGGGCGAACGTGCAGTGCTGGGATATCGTTGTCGTCGACGATCCCGCGATGCGCGAGAAGGTGCTCGCGGTGTTCCTGCGGCAGGCGCAGCGGCTGGTCGATCACGCCAAGGGCTTTCCGGCGGTGAAGAAGACTTATCTGGCCAACACCGTCGCGATCATCCTCGTGCTCGGCGATCCCCGCTGGAAGGTCTGCTTTCCGCAGGCGACCTCGCCCGAGTTCGATGCCGAATATCGCGACAACAACGAGGCGATCTTCTATTGCTCGCTCGGCGCGGCCATCCAGAACATCCAGCTCGGCGTCACCGCGGAAGGGCTGACCTCGGCCTGGCTGTCCGGCGGCGGCGAGGCCGAGACCAATCGCGAGCTCGCAGAAGTGCTGGGCTATCCCGAATGGATGACGGCCTTTGGCACGATCCCGATCGGCTATCCCGCCGTCGACCAGGACCGCCGCTACCGCCGGCCGCTCAAGCAGCTCCTGCACTGGAACGGCTACCAGCCCGCGCAATATCGCCGCCACGCCCAGGTCGATTTCTACGAGAGCACGCTGCGCCCCTTCGCGATGTATCGCGACCAGGAATCCATGGACACCTGGCCGGACCGCGACGAGATGCTGGGCGAGTGGACGGACGCCTTCACAGGTCCCGTCAGCAACCCCGCGCAATCCATCGAAAGCGAAGCCGACTTCTCCCATCCCAGGGTGATCGGCCAAGCCACCAAGCGGCGCCGGAGCTGA